The Candidatus Dormiibacterota bacterium genome segment GAGGACCGGCTTCGCCGCATCAAAGGGGCGATGCTGCCGTACCTCGAGTCGATCGAACGCGCGGTCGGGCGGCTCAAAATCGAACTCTATCAACCTATTGGAGCGGAGCATGCCGTTTCTGGCCGTCGTTCATCTGCGTGAAACCCCCTGTAAGACGTGCGGCGCGCTCCTGGCGCAGGCCGGCGCGCGGTCGTTCGTCGTCGATGAAGAGCGGGAGCCGCTGTGGTTTGAGGCGGGCGCCGTCCCGGAAGAGATGACGCTAGTCATCACCTGCCCGAGCGGGCATCCGGAGCAGTTCTTCGTGCCGAACGAAATCGGTGCCGAGGAAACGCTGCTTACGCCCGAGGACGCGCCGATCGGCCTGGACGCGGTGTTCGTGCCATAATTCTGGCCTGCAGGGCCGCGAGCCCTAAGCGACAATGCATTCGCGGTGTTGTATTCTATGAAACCGCTGCGCGTGGTGCTTGCCGCCGCGCTCGCAGCTTCGTGTATCGGCCCGGCCTTTGCCGCCGACGCACCCCAACCGCCCAAGGCCGCTAAGCCGCCGCAAGTCTCGGCGGGGGCGCCGGATGCCGTCACCCACCATTCCATCTCGGTGAACGGCAAAACGCTGAACTACACGGCACGCGCCGGCACGATCACGCTGCGCAACAACGCGCAAGAGCCGACCGCGCGGATGTTCTACGTCGCCTACACCCTCGACGGCGTCAGCCCGGCGGGGCGTCCGGTGACGTTCTTCTACAACGGTGGCCCCGGCAGTTCCACCGTTTGGTTGCACATGGCTTCGTTCGGACCGATGCGTTTGGACGCACCCAACGCGCAAGCCGCCGGAAATCCGCCCTATAAACTGGCTCCCAACCCGTACACGCTGCTCGACAAGACGGACGAAGTCTTTATCGACGCGCCGGGCACCGGCTTCGGGCGCTTGATCGGTGCCGGAAAGCCGAAAGAGTTCTATGGCGTCGATCAGGACGCGAAGGCCTTCTCGCAGTTCATTCAGTCCTACCTGACCAACTTCAATCGTTGGAATTCGCCGAAGTTTCTCTTTGGCGAGAGCTACGGCACGACGCGCTCGGCGGCGCTTTCGAGCGTCCTCGAAGACGCGGGCGTTCAACTGAACGGCATCGTGCTGCAATCCTCGATCTTGAATTTCGATCTGGATTGGGCGACGAATTTCTCGCCGGTTTCGATCGGCGGCGGCGATTGGGCGTACCCGCTCTATCTGCCTTCGGAAGCCGCGATTGCGTGGTATCACAACGCGCTACCGAACCGGCCGGCTAACCTGCCCGCGTTTCTGCAGCAAGTCCAACACTTCGCGATGACGGAGTATCTGCAGGGCCTTGCGGAGGGCGCGCAGCTGCCGTCCAACCAATTCAACGACATCGTCAATAAACTGCACCAATACACGGGCCTCTCGACGCAATACATCCGCGATTCGAATCTGCGCATTCAGTACGGGCGTTTCGAATCGCAGCTTTTGCGCAACCGCGGGGAAGTGGTTGGGCGCTTGGACGCGCGGTATAAGACGTATACGCTCGACGGTGCCGGCGGGTCGCCCGCGTGGGACCCCGCCGATGTCGCGATGACCCCGATCTTCACCGCGCTCTTCAACAGCTACGTTCGTAACGACTTGCAGTACCACCCCACGGTGCCGTACCGTATCGTCAATTACGGGCAAGAACTCCGTTCGTGGGATTTCAAGCACAACGGTTCCGAGCCGACCAACGTCGCCCCGGATCTGGCCCAGGCGATGACGCAAGACCCGCACCTGCACGTCTTCTCCGCGAACGGATACTACGATTTAGCGACGCCGTATTTCGCGACGGTGTACACGCTCGATCACCTCAATCTCAACCCGCAACTGCAGAAGAACATCAGCTACGGCTTCTACCAGTCCGGACACATGATCTACATGAACACTCCGGCTTTGGCGAAGTACAAGAGCGATCTCGATGCTTGGTACGATCGCGTACTGCGATAGCTCACGCACGAGTTGAACGAAAAAGGACCCGGCCGATCGGCCGGGTCCTTTTTCGTTCGCTCGGTCGGCGAGCTTAGCGCGGGCGTTCCATTGCCGCGAGCTTCGCTAGCGTGGCAGCGAGGGTTGCGTCGAGCTTTGCAAACGCCGTTCGCATGTCGCGAGTCGGAGCCGCATCGGCACTCTCCACCTGATCCTGCAATCCCCCGAACGCTTGCGAGAGATACATGAAGCTGGTGAAATCGTGCGAGGGTTTGCCCACCGAGTCGTCCGGGTCGGCCGCCGGCGCGATGCCGATGATCTGTGCCTGCAGGATGCGTTCCTGCGAGGCCGATAGCGCGGGACGCTTTGCAAGCGCGATCGCTCGCTCGTTCGCCACGGTAACCTGCCCTTCGCGTTGCGATATGTCCATCGCTAGCGCATACTGCGCGCGCAGATCGGCATCGCTTGCGGTAATGCGAGGGTCGCGCACGATCGCGAACGGCTGCTCGAGCTGCATCCCGTCAACCGCAAGACGAACCTTATACGCGCCGGGCGGCGCGTACGGTCCTTGCTTCGTATCGACCGCAAAGTTCCAGACGAAGCGGTGCGCTCCGGCGCCGGTTCCCGGAACGGGCGGCGTCTTGAGCCAGTAGGCGGGAATATCCACCGTGTTGGGATTCACAACGTGCGGGGGCACGGCGCTCGACCAACTGCGCAGCACCTTCCCCGTGCCGTCGAGGATATCGATCACCACCGGCGTCGTTGCCGCATGCGCCAAGGTGTAGTCGATGTAGACGCCCGGGACGCGGTTGTCGGCTTGCGGCTCGTCGAGCGGAAGCGGCGTGCCCTCTTGGCTACCGGGCCGAACGCGAATCGCGGTCGCCGGCGCAAAGAGGTACGCGCGCGCCGCAGCGATGCGAGCGCTCAATGCGCGCAACGGCGTGATATCGTCCATGATGTAGAACCCGCGCCCGTGCGTGGCGATGATCGCATCGTTGTCGTGAATATCGATATCGCGTACCGAGGTGACCGGGAGGTTGCGTTGCAGCGACTGCCAGTGGTCGCCGTCGTCGAACGAGACCTCGACGCCTTTCTCGGTTCCGGCGTAGAGCAATCCCGCGCGATCGGGATCGGCCCGGACGACGTTGATGAACGAGCCGTACGGAATGCCGTTAACGATCGCGGTCCAATGCGCGCCGCCGTCGTGCGTGCGGTAAATATACGGAGCGTAGTCGTCCAGGCGATGTCGATCGACGGCGATGTACGCCGTGAGCGGATCGCGCGCCGACGCTTCGATGGTGCCGACTTTCGACCAGGGCGTGAGGGCTTTCGGCGTGACGTTTTTCCAGTGCTTGCCGCCATCGTGCGTGACCCAGACGTATCCGTCGTCGGTACCGGCCCAAATGAGGTTGGCATCGCGCGGTGACGGCGCGAGCGCGTAGACGACGCCGCGCTTGGGCAAACCCGAGCTGTCGGCAATCGTTGCCGGGTCGAGATTCGCGGGATGGTTTTCATCCGCGCGCGTGAGATCGGGGCTGATGATGCTCCAGTGATGCCCGCCGTCGTGCGAGAGAAAGATCTTCTGCCGCGCGGTATAGAGCGCGGTTGGGTCCGCCGGCGAGACGACCAGCGGCAGCGTCCACGTGTGCCGCCAAATGTGGCCCGGGTAGGCGGTGGTCGGATCGATGTTCTGCTCCCAACCGGTCGCGACGTTCTCGGCCGTGACCGTGTCGGAGCCGCCGAAAATCGTGCCGGGATGGCGCGGATCGGTTGCGATGTAGCCGTTTTCGCCGCCCGAATCGATCGGGTGGAAATCCTGTTGCGAGAGCGTCGCATACTTGCTGGAACTCGGCGTCATCGCCGAGCCCGAATCTTGCTGCGCGCCGTAGACGTGATACGGAAACGCGTTGTCGGTGGTGACGTGGTAGAACTGCGCGGTGTTTTGGTTGTACCACGAACTCCACGTCTTGGCGTCGTCGACGCTGACGATCACGCCCTGGTCGCTGCCCAGAATCATACGGCTCGGATCGTTGGGTTCGATCCAGAGGGTGTGATAATCGTCGCCGCCCGGCGCACCCTTGATCGCGACGAACGTTTTGCCGCCGTCGGTCGAGCGATACGTCGAGGTATCCATCACGTAGACGGTGTCGGGATTCTTTGGATCGGCCGTGATGCCGCCGAAGTACCAGCCGCGCTGCCAGATGCGCACCTGGTCGCGTCCGCCGGCCATGTGCTTCCAACTCGCTCCTCCGTCGTCGGAGCGGTAGACGCCGCCGTGCTCGATATCGCTATCGACCTGCGCGTACACGCGCTGCGGGTCGGCGGGCGAAACGGTAACGCCGATGTGCCCGACGTGTGCGGGCAAACCGTCGGTGAGGTGCGTCCAGGTCTTTCCGGCGTCGGTGGATTTGTAGAGGCCGCTTCCCGGCCCGTTGCTCGGCGGATAGACGTTCCACGGTGGACGGCGCGTCTGCCAGAGCGATGCATAAAGGACCGACGAATTGCTCGGGTCCATCGCGAGGTCGATCGCACCGGTGTTGTCGTCCTTATAGAGGACTTTGCTCCAGGTTGCGCCGCCGTCGGTCGTCTTGAAGACGCCGCGCTCGGCATTCGGCCCGTATGCATGCCCGAGCGCCGCGACGTATACGACGTTCGCATCGTGCGGGTCGACGACGATCGCGCCGATCTGACGCGTGTCGGTCAGCCCGATGTGCGCCCACGTTTTGCCGCCGTCGGTCGAGCGATACATGCCGTCGCCATACGCGATGTTCGAACGCATGTCGGCTTCGCCGGTGCCGACGTAGATCGTCGAAGGCGCGCTCGGCGCAACGGCGATCGCACCGATCGAGGCGACCGGTTCTTTATCGAAAATCGGCGTCCAGGTACGGCCGTCGTTGAGGCTCTCCCAGACGCCGCCGTCGACCGCGCCGAAATAGAAATGGTCCGGCTGCCCCGGGACGCCGGTAACGGCCAGCGCGCGGCCGCCGCGGAACGGGCCGATCGAGCGCCACGAAAGATCGTTAAAAAGGGATGGTTGGAGGTGTGAGGGGCCGGGATTCGCCGCCTGCGCTAGCGCTGTCGCGCTCGTAAGGGCAAAGAGAACGGCCATCACACCGTGAAGCAAACGTCGCATGCACGCTGCTTACGAGCGCACAATGGCGTGCCCTGCACCCAAGGGTGCAAAGCGGTAGGCGTTTACCAGCCGCCCCCGCCGGAATCCCCGCCGCCGAAGCCGCCGCCCCCGCCGAAATCTCCGAAGCCGCCGCCGCCGAAATCGCCGGCGCTGCCGCCGCTCATATCGGTTTGCCCGGCGTCGTTACCCCAGCCGCCGGCATCGCCGCCGTTTGCGCCCCAGCCGCCGCCGGCGTCGGGCGGGCCGCCCTGCATCATGCCGCCGCCGAAGCCGCCGCGATTGCCGAACATTTCGTTACCGAGCCACGCACCGCCGAGTCCGCCGAGCAATCCGCTCCAGAAGCTACCGCCGCCGCCGAACCCACCCATGCCGTATCCGCCGCCCATCGGGTATCCGCCCGGCGCCATCGGCGCTCCGGGCATCGGCGTTCCGGGCGCACCCGGCTGGCCGGGCGTGCCTTGCACCGGCGGATAGTACCGCGGCGCGGAACGGGCCCGCATAATCGAGCGAACGATGAGGAACCCGAGCCCTATGATGACGATCCACCAGAACATGCCGATGTGTACTCCCCCGCCGGAACTTGCTCCGGCGTTTGCGGCAACCGCATTCGTTGCGCCGCCGCGTTGTAAGCTACTTAAATGCGAGCGATAGATCCCTAAGATGTTGCCGACCGCGGTAGTGATACCGCCGTCGAAATTTTCAGCCTTGAACTGCGCTTCCATCGCCTGACGAATCGACGCAACGGTATCGCGCGTGAACCAACCGGCTTGTACTTCCGCGCGTCCGGGAAGAATGATGTCGCGCCGGTCGTTCTTCGCGATGTAGACGATGACGCCGTTGAGCCCTTGTTGCTGCGCGGCCGCACTCGCGGCCGTGGAGATGTCCGCTCCGTTGAGGGCCGGCACCGTGACGACCAATATTTCTTTACCGGTCTGCGCGTTGAAGTTGCCGATGCGCTGGTTCAGCGCCGCAACGGTTGCGGGCGAAAACATTTGGGCTTGGTCTTGAACGAAGTCGCGCGCGCTCGCGGGAAGGGCCCAAGCCAGGGCTGCCGTGGCAAGCACGAAGGCCGCTGCAAAGCGTTTCATGGTCTAGCGTATTCCTCCGGTGGATACTATCGGGGAGCGACGACGGTGTTTCAATGCCCGGCGATGCTGGCGCCGATGACGAAGATGCCACCCACCACGGTGAGGCTGAAGATGCCGATGAAGATCCAGACCCCGAGTTTGAGCAAAAAGCTCCGGCGGGTTCGAACGATCTTGGTTTCGTGCACGACGTGGGCTCGTCTACTCATGATGATCCCTGCGCCTGGCGCTTCTCGACTTCCGACCAGAGCCGTTCGAGGTTGTAGAACGCGCGCTGCTCGGGCGTGAAGACGTGGACGATCACCTCTCCGAGGTCGATCAGGATCCAGGTGCCGTCCGCGTACCCTTCGGTTCGAGCGACTTTGTGCCCGGCTGCTTCTACCGCTTCGGAGATGGCGTCGGCGATGGCACGGGTCTGAATTTTCGAGCGCCCGGTGACGAGCGCGAAGGTATCGGCGATAATCGTGCGTCCGCTTACGTCGATCGCTACGAAGTCCTCGCCTTTTTTATCGAGCGCCGCTTCGCGCGCGATGTCGATCAATTCCGCGATGGTAGTGCCTCCTCGTTGGTGAGCCCGAAGGCTCGGGCGGCCGCCGCGGTTTGCGGGGCGACCGGGATTCCCTTCCGGTGTAAATACGCGAGCGACGAGGCAAGGGTTGCGCGCATCGCCGCGTTGAGATCGTTCTGGGCGAGCGCCCAATGAGCCGCTCGCTCGGGGAAACTGCGGGCGGGTTCGAGCCCGTCGGCCAGATATAGCACGCAATCGAGCGGCGACATCGTTTCGGCCGCAACCGTGTGTTTCGCGATCGCGTCCAAAATGCTTTGGTCGCAAACGCCGAACGATTCGCGGGCGATGATCGCGCCCAACCGCGCGTGCAAAACGATCGGGTGGGCTCGCTCGAATGCGTCGATCGGCATACGCCGCTCCTCGCACTCGCGCACCAGCTGCTCCGCGGAGTACAGCCGGGCCAGGTCGTGGAGCATTCCGGCTAAGCGTGCCTTGCGCGTATCCAGCCCGTGGCGCCGGGCGAGCAACTCGGCGCACCGCGCGACGCGGACGGTGTGTGCGTAACGATGGCGCTGGCCGAGGTGCGCACGAACGCCGCGCGCGAGTTCCGCATACCGCAGCCGCGCTACCGCTGTTCGAAACGCGATCGGAGCGCGCGGAGGCGGCTCCGGAAAAACTCGCCTTTGAGATTGCCGGCCCACATAACCAGCGCGTTCTCGTTATTGTCGCTGTAATAGCCCTTGCGCGTCGTGACGGTCGTAAAGCCGTATTTCCTATAGAGCTGCTGGGCTGCGACGTTGCTCTCGCGAACCTCCAGCGTCATCCACGCGGCGCCACCCTCGATCGCGCGATCGAGTAAGTACAACAGCATCGCTTCACCGAGTTTACGGCCGCGATAGACCGGATCGACCGCAATCGTCGTGACGTGCGAATCCTCGAAGATCACCCAGATGCCGCCGTATGCGACGATTCGGCCGGCGACGCGCCCGACGAAATAATACGCGAGCTTGTTGGTGTGGAGTTCGTTATAGAACGCGTCGGCCGGCCACGTGGTGCTGAACGAGGCGCGCTCGATCTCCATCACCGCGCCGATATCGGCCAGCGTCATCGGCGCGATCTCCATGCGCGTGGGCTCGGGCGCGGACGCGCGTTCCAAATCGGCTTTCACGCGCGAACCACCGGATGCGGCATGGTAACGGCCGGCCGTTCGCCGTAATCCGCACGCACCGCGTGCGGGCTGCGCGCGGGCTGCGCGCGCTCGCCGAGAAGAGCGACGGCTATGGCGGCGTTGGAGGCCGCGGGAGAGAGCGATTCCACGATATAGCCGCGTTCGGCGAGGGAGCCAAGCACGTCCTCCGGGGCGCCCACCACGCGCAACGATTCGTCGAGGGCCGCCGGGAGCACGGCGTTCAGCACTTCGGCCACCCAGCCGGAGGCGCGAAGCTCGCCGTTCCCGGAGCGGTAGCGGGCCGAGATAACGCCTTTGCGGCCCACGACGACGGTGAGCAGCGGCCCGGCGGGGACGAGATATTCGAGCAGATCGTACGAAGAGATCGCGGCTAGCGGCAGCTGCCAGCCCAGCGCCAGCGATTTTGCGTAGCTCAGCGCGATACGCAGGCCGGTGAACCCGCCGGGGCCGCTCCCGACGGCGATCCGGTCGAGGGCCGCCCCATCGACGCCAGCCGTATCCAGGACGGTACGGATGAGGCCCAACCCGGATTCCAGCGCGACCATCCCCGAAGCGGACGCCGATGCGAGCACCCTGCCGTCCTCGGTGACGGCGGCCGAAAAGGCCCCTAGCGCTCCGTCGATGCCGAGCACTCTCACGGGCGGTACTCCACGCTGACCGTCCGCGGGCCCGGGCCGGCCCCCTCGATGGCCACGTCGTAGCGGCCGTTGGGCATCAGCTGCGGGGCCCGGCTCCACCACTCCACCAGCACGATCGAATCGCCGGAGAAGGCGTCCTCGAGCCCGAGCTCGGCGAGTTCCGCCGGGTCTTCGATGCGGTAGAGATCCAAATGGTCGATGGCGGGGGCTTGCGAAAGCGGCCCGGCCGGGGGAAGGTAGCGATGCCAGAACGTGAAGGTCGGGCTCGATGTGGGGTCGTCGCCATGGAGCGCGCGCACCACGGCGCGCACGAAGGTGGTCTTTCCCGCGCCGAGCGGGCCGCTTAGGGCGACGGTATCGCCCGCGCGCAAACGTGCCGCGAAACGCTGCGCGAAGGCGACGAATGCGGATTCGGTTGGGAAAGTGGCGTGGAAGGGCGCGGCGAAGGTATCGGGCATGGATTTCGAGGCCTCTTTCGAGGCAAAACTCCAAGAGCATCTGCGGGCGGTCGCGGCGGCCGCGAACGATGCCAAGGAGCATATCCGCCTGGGAGTGGGAGCGCAGCGCCCGCAGCCGGAGGAGCGCCGGGCCGAGCCCGAGTGGGCGCCGCCGCCCCGCCCGCAGGCGGCCGTTTCATTCGACGATCTCTCGGACACCGCCGTCCCGAGGCCGGAGGTTGACGACGAGGGCATCCCCGTGTGGGAAGACCCGCCGTAAACCTCGAATCCTTAGGACTTGAAATAATCGCGACGGTTGGCACGAGCGCCAGCCATATTTTTTGTAATCGAGCAGATGAATAACGATATTATCCAACGCGTAAACGTCGAAGACGAGATGAAGGAGAGCTACCTCTCCTACGCCATGTCGGTCATCGCGTCGCGCGCCTTACCCGACGTTCGCGACGGCCTCAAGCCCGTGCAGCGCCGCATCTTGTACGCGATGCGTGAGATGGGGATGGAACCGAACAAGCAGCACCGCAAGTGCGCCGGTGTCATCGGAGAAGTGCTCAAGAGCTACCATCCGCACGGCGACAGCTCGGTGTACGATGCGCTCGTTCGGCTAGCGCAGGATTTTACGCTGCGCTACCCGCTCATCGACGGCCACGGTAACTTCGGCTCGATCGACCCCGACTCTCCGGCCGCCT includes the following:
- the rsfS gene encoding ribosome silencing factor: MIDIAREAALDKKGEDFVAIDVSGRTIIADTFALVTGRSKIQTRAIADAISEAVEAAGHKVARTEGYADGTWILIDLGEVIVHVFTPEQRAFYNLERLWSEVEKRQAQGSS
- the tsaE gene encoding tRNA (adenosine(37)-N6)-threonylcarbamoyltransferase complex ATPase subunit type 1 TsaE codes for the protein MPDTFAAPFHATFPTESAFVAFAQRFAARLRAGDTVALSGPLGAGKTTFVRAVVRALHGDDPTSSPTFTFWHRYLPPAGPLSQAPAIDHLDLYRIEDPAELAELGLEDAFSGDSIVLVEWWSRAPQLMPNGRYDVAIEGAGPGPRTVSVEYRP
- the rimI gene encoding ribosomal protein S18-alanine N-acetyltransferase, which encodes MEIAPMTLADIGAVMEIERASFSTTWPADAFYNELHTNKLAYYFVGRVAGRIVAYGGIWVIFEDSHVTTIAVDPVYRGRKLGEAMLLYLLDRAIEGGAAWMTLEVRESNVAAQQLYRKYGFTTVTTRKGYYSDNNENALVMWAGNLKGEFFRSRLRALRSRFEQR
- a CDS encoding peptidase S10, with product MKPLRVVLAAALAASCIGPAFAADAPQPPKAAKPPQVSAGAPDAVTHHSISVNGKTLNYTARAGTITLRNNAQEPTARMFYVAYTLDGVSPAGRPVTFFYNGGPGSSTVWLHMASFGPMRLDAPNAQAAGNPPYKLAPNPYTLLDKTDEVFIDAPGTGFGRLIGAGKPKEFYGVDQDAKAFSQFIQSYLTNFNRWNSPKFLFGESYGTTRSAALSSVLEDAGVQLNGIVLQSSILNFDLDWATNFSPVSIGGGDWAYPLYLPSEAAIAWYHNALPNRPANLPAFLQQVQHFAMTEYLQGLAEGAQLPSNQFNDIVNKLHQYTGLSTQYIRDSNLRIQYGRFESQLLRNRGEVVGRLDARYKTYTLDGAGGSPAWDPADVAMTPIFTALFNSYVRNDLQYHPTVPYRIVNYGQELRSWDFKHNGSEPTNVAPDLAQAMTQDPHLHVFSANGYYDLATPYFATVYTLDHLNLNPQLQKNISYGFYQSGHMIYMNTPALAKYKSDLDAWYDRVLR
- the yqeK gene encoding bis(5'-nucleosyl)-tetraphosphatase (symmetrical) YqeK; the encoded protein is MGRQSQRRVFPEPPPRAPIAFRTAVARLRYAELARGVRAHLGQRHRYAHTVRVARCAELLARRHGLDTRKARLAGMLHDLARLYSAEQLVRECEERRMPIDAFERAHPIVLHARLGAIIARESFGVCDQSILDAIAKHTVAAETMSPLDCVLYLADGLEPARSFPERAAHWALAQNDLNAAMRATLASSLAYLHRKGIPVAPQTAAAARAFGLTNEEALPSRN
- a CDS encoding TPM domain-containing protein, whose protein sequence is MKRFAAAFVLATAALAWALPASARDFVQDQAQMFSPATVAALNQRIGNFNAQTGKEILVVTVPALNGADISTAASAAAQQQGLNGVIVYIAKNDRRDIILPGRAEVQAGWFTRDTVASIRQAMEAQFKAENFDGGITTAVGNILGIYRSHLSSLQRGGATNAVAANAGASSGGGVHIGMFWWIVIIGLGFLIVRSIMRARSAPRYYPPVQGTPGQPGAPGTPMPGAPMAPGGYPMGGGYGMGGFGGGGSFWSGLLGGLGGAWLGNEMFGNRGGFGGGMMQGGPPDAGGGWGANGGDAGGWGNDAGQTDMSGGSAGDFGGGGFGDFGGGGGFGGGDSGGGGW
- the tsaB gene encoding tRNA (adenosine(37)-N6)-threonylcarbamoyltransferase complex dimerization subunit type 1 TsaB codes for the protein MRVLGIDGALGAFSAAVTEDGRVLASASASGMVALESGLGLIRTVLDTAGVDGAALDRIAVGSGPGGFTGLRIALSYAKSLALGWQLPLAAISSYDLLEYLVPAGPLLTVVVGRKGVISARYRSGNGELRASGWVAEVLNAVLPAALDESLRVVGAPEDVLGSLAERGYIVESLSPAASNAAIAVALLGERAQPARSPHAVRADYGERPAVTMPHPVVRA